The genomic window ATGTTTGTTGGCTCGGCGTTGCTACGGACAGTGGCACATCACGACGGAATCTGTGAATggataaaaaaaaaaaaacatccACATCAAAGCAGCATGCGAGGGGcccagagagggggaagtgGTAGAGATGCAGATGAAAATGACGAAGCGAGGTGGGAAAAGTGCTGATGAGGCGACGGGTAGTCCACTCGAGATGAGACGAGAAAAAGCGGAACAAAGCAGAGaaaacacagagaaagagatggtGCAGTAGTGGTCGAGGCATCTCATTAGAGAGACACGAAACCGAAGCGAAACGGTAAACCCAAAAatgaaaaggagaggaaggagaaacaATCGATGAGCACGCCAAAACAGCGAGAGACTGTAGGCCACGTAAGGCGTCCACAACAGAAGGAATGCACACGCAGCTTTAAAAAGTCAGTGCCCACAAAGTGGCCGCGCTTCTTAGCTGGAGGAACCGAGGAGAACACAGGACACAACGAAGAGGCACGCGCCGTTGGTCGCCCTTCTCTCGATGTCGTACCGCACTGCCTCTACAGTGTCAGAGAGAACGGACTCTCAACGCGAGTGCAGTGAAAGATGGAGACGCTGCACAgcggagagaaaacaaaaaaaaaacattcCGACGGACGCAGTGGACGTCAGCAGGACACGCAGTAGCACAGACGCTGGGACAGGGCACCAGCACATCACGACACAGAAAAGATACGCCATCCATGATGCTGTTTTTCAGGAAATACCGCCGAATGCAGAGCCCTCCAGACGTCGAACCGAGAAGACTACGCATGAAGTTCAACAAGGTTTTGCTGTAAGGAGTAACGGGAAAAAGGTTGGGCAGCAGTGCTGTGAGGTTCGACCAGTAATTAGCGGAGAAGATATAGAGATGCCGGTTGCCCCTTCTTGGCTCACAATCATACACCTGAGTCTCATCACTGAAGGTCAAGTTGGTGTTCATTCTACGACTACCTCTTTTCAGCCCTTTCCCGCAGCCCGGGATGAGCGTTTCTTGTTGCTAGCGTTCCATCTTGAGCATTTTTGCACATGAGTGTAGGCGTCTCAACACGACAGCCTACGATGGCATGTCAGCTGGTCCTGCAACAGGCAGCTTCGTTGGGTAATCGCTCGTCAGAGCCACCGCAGGGGTGCCAGCCGCACACATGGCCATCTCCGCGTTGAGCATTCGCGCGGCTTTGCCAGGCTGTAACCCAGCCAAGGCCCTGCCCAGCACTTCCGGGTTTCAGCTCGGCTtcacgaaagaaaaaaacgcaTCTCATTTTTCCTGGGGTGCCGTAGTAACGCTCGTGCACCCCCGAGGTGAGCCAGTACACCTGCGTGCAAAGACTCCCCTTCATGTCAGCACGCAGGTAAACCATTATGCAAGAAAGTAACCGGGACCTGCGCGGACCTAAGTTGACGATCCGCGGTGTGCCGCAGAGGAGCTTCTGACGACGGTAGACATTACTGAGACAGAGAGCCTTGTCGCTGCTCGCGCTGGAGTCAGTCCCAAGAGGGCTCACTGCTTTGGGAGGCGCGCTAGTACCACTCTGCAGGATACTGGTGAGCATCAGCTGGGCAATGTATGTGCTTGGCTGCTCCTTTTGTTGCGCCCCGTGCAGTCGTACACGCGGAGTTGGGAGGGTGATTGAGTGTGTTAGCATAAATGGGATTCTGCTCTCCCCCCCGCTCCGTCGTTGGTGTAAAGGCTTCCCACAAGCAGGTTCCGGTAATGGGTCAAGATAGTCGTAACGGCAGCGGCCATTTGTGCCAGGCAAACTCCTTGTCGATAGCGGAGGTAC from Leishmania braziliensis MHOM/BR/75/M2904 complete genome, chromosome 31 includes these protein-coding regions:
- a CDS encoding sodium stibogluconate resistance protein like, with protein sequence MPDSAREGEVAHLTARCCLFTIRHSEILLHCLTLWKEGQRGDGDSFDSTETRSLTLANAGNDDVGNSERHWDCALGGRCCATYLPQYLRYRQGVCLAQMAAAVTTILTHYRNLLVGSLYTNDGAGGRAESHLCHSITLPTPRVRLHGAQQKEQPSTYIAQLMLTSILQSGTSAPPKAVSPLGTDSSASSDKALCLSNVYRRQKLLCGTPRIVNLGPRRSRLLSCIMVYLRADMKGSLCTQVYWLTSGVHERYYGTPGKMRCVFFFREAELKPGSAGQGLGWVTAWQSRANAQRGDGHVCGWHPCGGSDERLPNEAACCRTS